One Streptomyces sp. ML-6 genomic region harbors:
- the mtrB gene encoding MtrAB system histidine kinase MtrB, whose protein sequence is MTLGNAAPQPGEPGARAERGAGPGNKASQVGRLLQGGRLFHDRAPGGPVPRLLMRWVRRPLLPVVRLWRRNIQLRVVAGTLLMSLGVVLLLGLVVIGQVRNGLLEAKGKAAQTQAAGGFAAAQEKANAPLAPGGQGGGTTDGGTANNSWRTELVDQLASGGKNAFHVVALSADEDTRAPRGSGSVNAASIPQKLRDSVNKGQGAFQTYSLIEYESGEQEPQPGLVVGKRLYDIDHNPYQLYYLFPLTQEEKSLTLVMTTLATAGLFVVVLLGAIAWFVVRQVVTPVRMAAGIAERLSAGRLQERMKVTGEDDIARLGEAFNKMAQNLQLKIQQLEELSRMQRRFVSDVSHELRTPLTTVRMAADVIHEARSDFDPVTARSAELLGDQLDRFESLLSDLLEISRFDAGAAALEAEPIDLRQVVQRVIGGAEPLAECKGTRIRVVGDEQPVIAEADARRVERVLRNLVVNAVEHGEGRDVVVRMGAAGGAVAVAVRDYGVGLKPGEATRVFNRFWRADPARARTTGGTGLGLSIAVEDARLHGGWLQAWGEPGGGSQFRLTLPRTADEPLRGSPIPLEPEDSRRNRENSGRNGAGAENGHRLTAVPSQSGGADRPALPGPPRTPAAPRTAPASVHPAALPGSGARVVARPAEDRPGGELDTVVQDSEQGA, encoded by the coding sequence ATGACCCTGGGTAACGCTGCTCCGCAGCCCGGGGAGCCGGGAGCCCGTGCGGAGCGGGGTGCCGGCCCAGGAAACAAGGCGTCCCAGGTCGGGCGCCTTCTTCAGGGCGGCCGGTTGTTCCACGACCGGGCGCCCGGCGGTCCCGTGCCGCGCCTGCTGATGCGCTGGGTGCGCCGTCCGCTGCTGCCCGTCGTGCGGCTGTGGCGGCGCAACATCCAGCTGCGGGTCGTCGCCGGCACGCTGCTCATGTCGCTGGGCGTGGTGCTGCTCCTCGGCCTGGTCGTGATCGGGCAGGTGCGCAACGGCCTGCTCGAGGCCAAGGGCAAGGCCGCCCAGACCCAGGCCGCCGGCGGTTTCGCCGCGGCCCAGGAGAAGGCGAACGCCCCGCTCGCCCCCGGTGGCCAGGGCGGCGGCACGACGGACGGCGGCACGGCCAACAACTCCTGGCGGACCGAGCTCGTCGACCAACTCGCCAGCGGCGGGAAGAACGCCTTCCACGTGGTCGCGCTCAGCGCCGACGAGGACACCCGGGCGCCGCGCGGATCGGGGAGCGTGAACGCGGCGAGCATCCCGCAGAAGCTGCGGGACTCCGTGAACAAGGGCCAGGGGGCGTTCCAGACGTACTCCCTGATCGAGTACGAGTCCGGCGAGCAGGAACCGCAGCCCGGCCTCGTCGTGGGCAAGCGGCTCTACGACATCGACCACAACCCGTACCAGCTCTACTACCTCTTCCCGCTGACGCAGGAGGAGAAGTCGTTGACGCTGGTCATGACCACGCTGGCGACGGCGGGCCTGTTCGTGGTCGTACTGCTCGGGGCCATCGCCTGGTTCGTGGTGCGGCAGGTCGTCACGCCCGTGCGGATGGCGGCGGGCATCGCCGAGCGGCTCTCCGCCGGCCGGCTCCAGGAGCGGATGAAGGTCACCGGCGAGGACGACATCGCCCGGCTCGGCGAGGCCTTCAACAAGATGGCGCAGAACCTCCAGCTGAAGATCCAGCAGCTGGAGGAGCTCTCCCGGATGCAGCGGCGCTTCGTCTCCGACGTCTCCCACGAGCTGCGGACACCGCTGACCACCGTACGGATGGCCGCCGATGTCATCCACGAGGCCCGCAGCGACTTCGACCCCGTGACGGCGCGCTCCGCGGAACTGCTCGGGGACCAGCTCGACCGGTTCGAGTCGCTGCTCTCCGACCTCCTGGAGATCAGCCGGTTCGACGCGGGCGCCGCGGCGCTGGAGGCCGAGCCGATAGACCTGCGCCAGGTGGTGCAGCGGGTGATCGGCGGGGCCGAGCCGCTGGCCGAGTGCAAGGGCACCCGGATCCGGGTGGTCGGCGACGAGCAGCCGGTGATAGCGGAGGCCGACGCGCGGCGGGTCGAGCGGGTGCTGCGCAACCTCGTGGTCAACGCCGTCGAGCACGGCGAGGGACGGGACGTCGTGGTGCGGATGGGGGCCGCTGGGGGAGCGGTCGCCGTGGCCGTCCGGGACTACGGGGTCGGGCTCAAGCCCGGCGAGGCGACCCGGGTGTTCAACCGGTTCTGGCGGGCCGACCCGGCCCGGGCCCGTACGACCGGGGGCACCGGTCTCGGGCTCTCCATCGCGGTGGAGGACGCCCGGCTGCACGGCGGCTGGTTGCAGGCGTGGGGCGAGCCGGGCGGCGGCTCGCAGTTCCGGCTGACGCTGCCGCGCACGGCGGACGAACCGCTGCGCGGCTCGCCGATACCGCTGGAGCCCGAGGACTCCCGGCGCAACCGGGAGAACTCCGGGCGGAACGGGGCCGGGGCGGAGAACGGGCACCGGCTGACGGCCGTGCCGAGCCAGTCCGGCGGCGCCGACCGGCCCGCCCTGCCCGGGCCGCCGAGGACCCCCGCGGCGCCGCGGACGGCACCTGCCTCGGTGCATCCGGCGGCCCTTCCCGGCAGTGGCGCCCGCGTGGTCGCGCGGCCCGCCGAGGACCGGCCGGGCGGCGAATTGGACACGGTGGTGCAGGATTCGGAGCAAGGGGCATGA
- a CDS encoding ComF family protein, whose amino-acid sequence MRGWWREISGLILPVSCGGCGRPRAELCEECRAELLGGAPRRVRPVPEPAGLPVVHAAAAYERAVRAVLLAHKERGALGLAGALGQALAGAVRAGAGRVGGDGPLLLVPVPSARRAVAARGHDPTRRIALAAAGELRRGGTGARVAAVLRQRRPVADQAGLGARQRQVNLAGALEVVAGGERLLGTGRVVLVDDLLTTGASLAEAARAVGAAGGRATAVSGAGQAAVVAVSPAAFEINRNS is encoded by the coding sequence ATGCGGGGGTGGTGGCGGGAGATCTCCGGGCTGATCCTGCCGGTTTCCTGCGGTGGTTGTGGCAGGCCGCGCGCGGAGCTGTGCGAGGAGTGCCGTGCGGAACTTCTCGGCGGGGCACCGCGCCGGGTGAGACCCGTGCCGGAGCCCGCGGGCCTGCCGGTGGTGCATGCGGCGGCGGCGTACGAGAGAGCGGTGCGGGCGGTGCTCCTGGCCCACAAGGAGCGGGGCGCGCTGGGACTGGCCGGCGCGCTCGGCCAGGCGTTGGCGGGTGCCGTACGGGCCGGGGCGGGACGGGTGGGCGGCGACGGCCCGCTGCTGCTGGTTCCCGTGCCCTCGGCACGGCGGGCGGTGGCTGCGCGGGGCCATGACCCGACGCGCCGGATCGCGCTGGCCGCGGCGGGAGAGCTGAGACGCGGCGGCACCGGTGCCCGGGTGGCCGCGGTGCTGCGCCAGCGGCGTCCGGTGGCCGACCAGGCGGGACTGGGGGCCCGGCAGCGGCAGGTGAATCTGGCGGGGGCCCTGGAGGTCGTGGCCGGGGGCGAACGACTGCTCGGGACCGGGAGGGTGGTGCTGGTGGACGATCTTCTGACGACGGGGGCCTCGCTCGCCGAGGCGGCACGGGCGGTCGGTGCGGCGGGCGGGCGCGCGACAGCTGTTTCCGGCGCCGGGCAGGCGGCTGTTGTCGCAGTATCTCCCGCGGCCTTCGAAATAAACCGGAACTCTTGA
- a CDS encoding LpqB family beta-propeller domain-containing protein — translation MPVTGDVKAVDASQPGDSQVQVYAVAPRDNATTDEVVDGFLESMTSDDSEFRTTRKYLTKEAAKNWNPGAFTTVLSKAPNRKDRPVRDGDRNITEVTYTLTGTRVATVDAQDVYQPLAPADYSQTLHVVKEDGPEGKEWRIDRVPDGLLLGQSDFKRLFRSVNKYYFATERKTVPSTLVADPVYLRSRTDPVTGMDTVTQSVRSLLAGPTNWLRPVVGSRFPPGTELKKGVTSLAPDDRNVLKVPLNKKADGVGQRSCRMMASQVLYTLRDLTSARVEQVELQRSDGSTLCALGADQAEEFTPDGSSSGPDSQYFVDDKGHVERIPGSTKGSGTPEAVAGPLGNGPIPMSVIGVARDEQSAAAVSRDGSALYVTSIVSDEELPAPLVTSRAHSMKNRLSAPSWDGSGDLWVADRDPDNPRLLLLDGGTGKPREVAVPDLGEGRIEALRVSADGVRIALLVTRDGRNTLKIGRIERRGPESGQQVSVVQLRQAAPQLTDVTAMSWSGRSRLVVVGKEEGGVQQVRYVQADGSTSASGALPGVNQVSSVAAADDEQLPLMAATSSDGIVKLSPGDNWQTVVKKGSSLVYPG, via the coding sequence ATGCCCGTCACCGGGGACGTCAAGGCCGTCGACGCCTCGCAGCCGGGCGACTCCCAGGTGCAGGTGTACGCCGTCGCGCCGCGTGACAACGCCACCACCGACGAAGTGGTCGACGGTTTCCTGGAGTCGATGACCAGTGACGACTCGGAGTTCAGGACGACCCGCAAGTACCTGACGAAGGAGGCGGCCAAGAACTGGAATCCGGGCGCCTTCACCACCGTGCTCAGCAAGGCGCCGAACCGGAAGGACCGTCCCGTCCGGGACGGCGACCGCAACATCACCGAGGTCACCTACACCCTGACCGGCACGAGGGTGGCGACGGTCGACGCCCAGGACGTCTACCAGCCGCTCGCCCCCGCCGACTACAGCCAGACCCTGCACGTGGTGAAGGAGGACGGGCCGGAGGGCAAGGAGTGGCGGATCGACCGCGTGCCGGACGGCCTCCTGCTCGGGCAGTCGGACTTCAAGCGCCTCTTCCGGTCCGTCAACAAGTACTACTTCGCGACGGAACGGAAGACGGTGCCATCGACCCTGGTGGCCGACCCCGTCTACCTCCGCAGCCGGACGGATCCCGTCACGGGGATGGACACCGTGACCCAGTCCGTCCGCAGCCTCCTCGCGGGACCGACCAACTGGCTGCGGCCCGTGGTCGGATCCCGGTTCCCCCCGGGCACGGAGCTGAAGAAGGGCGTCACCTCCCTGGCACCCGACGACCGCAACGTACTGAAGGTGCCGCTGAACAAGAAGGCGGACGGGGTCGGCCAGCGGTCCTGCCGCATGATGGCCTCGCAGGTCCTCTACACCCTGCGGGATCTGACGTCGGCTCGGGTCGAGCAGGTCGAGCTGCAGCGTTCGGACGGCTCCACGCTGTGCGCGCTCGGGGCGGACCAGGCGGAGGAGTTCACCCCCGACGGTTCGTCGAGCGGCCCGGACAGCCAGTACTTCGTCGACGACAAGGGGCACGTGGAACGGATCCCCGGCAGCACCAAGGGGAGCGGCACCCCGGAGGCCGTGGCCGGTCCCCTCGGCAACGGCCCGATACCGATGAGCGTGATCGGTGTGGCCCGGGACGAGCAGTCGGCGGCGGCGGTCTCGCGCGACGGATCGGCGCTCTACGTCACGTCCATCGTCTCGGACGAAGAGCTCCCCGCCCCCTTGGTGACCAGCCGGGCCCACAGCATGAAGAACCGGCTGTCGGCGCCGAGCTGGGACGGCAGTGGCGACCTCTGGGTGGCCGACCGGGATCCCGACAATCCCCGGTTGCTGCTGCTGGACGGGGGTACCGGCAAGCCTCGGGAGGTTGCCGTGCCCGACCTGGGCGAGGGCCGGATCGAGGCGCTGCGGGTGTCCGCGGACGGGGTGCGGATCGCCCTGCTCGTGACCCGGGACGGCCGCAACACCCTGAAGATCGGCCGGATCGAGCGGCGCGGGCCGGAGTCCGGGCAACAGGTGTCGGTGGTGCAGCTGCGCCAGGCCGCACCCCAGCTGACGGACGTGACCGCGATGTCGTGGTCGGGCCGCAGCCGGCTCGTGGTGGTCGGCAAGGAGGAGGGCGGCGTGCAGCAGGTGCGCTACGTCCAGGCGGACGGTTCGACGTCCGCGTCGGGCGCCCTGCCCGGCGTGAACCAGGTCTCGTCGGTCGCGGCGGCGGACGACGAGCAGCTTCCGCTGATGGCGGCCACGTCGAGCGACGGGATCGTGAAGCTGTCGCCCGGCGACAACTGGCAGACAGTGGTCAAGAAGGGGTCCTCGCTGGTCTACCCGGGCTGA
- the mtrA gene encoding MtrAB system response regulator MtrA produces MMSIMKGRVLVVDDDTALAEMLGIVLRGEGFEPSFVADGDKALAAFREAKPDLVLLDLMLPGRDGIEVCRLIRAESGVPIVMLTAKSDTVDVVVGLESGADDYIVKPFKPKELVARIRARLRRSEEPAPEQLAIGDLVIDVAGHSVKRDGQSIALTPLEFDLLVALARKPWQVFTREVLLEQVWGYRHAADTRLVNVHVQRLRSKVEKDPERPEIVVTVRGVGYKAGPS; encoded by the coding sequence ATGATGTCGATTATGAAGGGACGAGTCCTTGTCGTCGACGACGACACCGCACTGGCCGAGATGCTCGGGATTGTGCTGCGTGGTGAAGGGTTTGAGCCGTCGTTCGTAGCGGACGGCGACAAGGCACTTGCCGCATTTCGTGAGGCCAAGCCGGACCTGGTCCTGCTGGATCTCATGCTGCCCGGCAGGGACGGCATCGAGGTCTGCAGACTGATCAGGGCCGAGTCGGGTGTGCCGATCGTCATGCTCACGGCCAAGAGCGACACGGTCGACGTGGTGGTGGGCCTGGAATCCGGGGCCGACGACTACATAGTCAAGCCGTTCAAGCCCAAGGAACTGGTCGCCCGGATCAGGGCCCGACTGCGCAGGTCCGAGGAGCCGGCGCCCGAGCAGCTCGCCATCGGTGACCTGGTCATCGACGTGGCCGGGCACTCGGTGAAGCGGGATGGGCAGTCGATCGCCCTCACCCCGTTGGAGTTCGACCTGCTGGTCGCGCTCGCCCGCAAGCCGTGGCAGGTCTTCACCCGCGAGGTGCTGCTGGAGCAGGTGTGGGGATACCGCCACGCCGCCGACACCCGGCTGGTGAACGTGCACGTTCAGCGGCTGCGCTCCAAGGTCGAGAAGGACCCGGAGCGGCCGGAGATCGTGGTGACCGTCCGAGGAGTCGGCTACAAGGCCGGACCGAGCTGA